In the Hordeum vulgare subsp. vulgare chromosome 7H, MorexV3_pseudomolecules_assembly, whole genome shotgun sequence genome, one interval contains:
- the LOC123411715 gene encoding uncharacterized protein LOC123411715 isoform X1 has product MAFRSPSCHPHLASSSVVTSGPRFGARKPAAALSFRSSASHGCNSSSPHLCSSAATGNKVFEDQVRGIVCYRDDKGELVCEGYDEGPRLGMRLPEKACFPWPVGIQVTDFIHLATLRVFEDGADDVLLSKNDQKWQL; this is encoded by the exons ATGGCGTTCAGAAGCCCCAGCTGCCATCCTCATCTAGCTTCTTCCTCCGTGGTCACCTCCGGCCCGAGGTTCGGCGCAAGGAAGCCGGCGGCAGCCCTGAGCTTCAGGAGTTCTGCATCCCATGGCTGCAACTCATCGTCCCCACACCTCTGCTCTTCTGCAGCAACCGGCAACAAG GTGTTCGAGGACCAGGTGAGAGGGATCGTGTGCTACAGGGATGACAAGGGGGAGCTCGTCTGCGAGGGCTATGACGAAGGCCCGAGGCTCGGAATGCGGCTGCCGGAGAAGGCCTGCTTTCCATG GCCTGTGGGAATCCAGGTCACCGATTTCATCCACCTCGCGACGCTTCGGGTTTTCGAGGACGGCGCCGACGACGTTCTTCTGAGCAAGAACGATCAGAAGTGGCAGCTCTGA
- the LOC123411715 gene encoding uncharacterized protein LOC123411715 isoform X2 translates to MAFRSPSCHPHLASSSVVTSGPRFGARKPAAALSFRSSASHGCNSSSPHLCSSAATGNKVRGIVCYRDDKGELVCEGYDEGPRLGMRLPEKACFPWPVGIQVTDFIHLATLRVFEDGADDVLLSKNDQKWQL, encoded by the exons ATGGCGTTCAGAAGCCCCAGCTGCCATCCTCATCTAGCTTCTTCCTCCGTGGTCACCTCCGGCCCGAGGTTCGGCGCAAGGAAGCCGGCGGCAGCCCTGAGCTTCAGGAGTTCTGCATCCCATGGCTGCAACTCATCGTCCCCACACCTCTGCTCTTCTGCAGCAACCGGCAACAAG GTGAGAGGGATCGTGTGCTACAGGGATGACAAGGGGGAGCTCGTCTGCGAGGGCTATGACGAAGGCCCGAGGCTCGGAATGCGGCTGCCGGAGAAGGCCTGCTTTCCATG GCCTGTGGGAATCCAGGTCACCGATTTCATCCACCTCGCGACGCTTCGGGTTTTCGAGGACGGCGCCGACGACGTTCTTCTGAGCAAGAACGATCAGAAGTGGCAGCTCTGA